A genomic window from Nitrospirota bacterium includes:
- the atpC gene encoding ATP synthase F1 subunit epsilon, whose translation MAKNFKLTIVTPEKIIYDGEVSSIIAPGDVGYLGILADHAPIITSLTTGKLEVTDPNGIKNITMISGGFMEVVNNTATILVDSTPQAGPA comes from the coding sequence ATGGCAAAGAATTTCAAATTAACGATCGTTACCCCTGAGAAAATCATCTACGATGGCGAGGTGTCCTCCATCATAGCCCCTGGAGATGTGGGATACCTCGGAATCCTTGCCGATCATGCACCTATAATTACAAGCCTTACAACAGGTAAACTTGAGGTAACCGATCCAAATGGCATAAAAAACATCACGATGATCAGCGGAGGGTTCATGGAAGTGGTTAATAATACCGCCACAATCCTTGTAGATTCAACACCTCAGGCTGGACCGGCATAA
- a CDS encoding PilZ domain-containing protein, giving the protein MATIGEITVIKTEALSFNIPTENPVRNTTLIDSPEKINKDVLHEFNARIRQVNLITLNRKKWPTTISNFDNEFIHVIAPQGFKIFIGELVIVEFPTDNNNFIIQTIQHKYAIQRTDNRTMSTVLSLKFLDPRMDKRYTAPENINAGYVIIDNNACWLTDNRYFMARKTGYRTGGEKCVAVHETFGFKNGSNTAGAEDISFLDKEIHELKNDMQQADMDNISTGGCSISVADKDLKPGSLLFLSVTLTLKGIMYKFNSLELLMFATVKNIRPADEYCKYGLKFVKHLDNNTLHDFFEIWSSQEHPISNSSHPISPQHTP; this is encoded by the coding sequence ATGGCAACTATCGGGGAAATAACAGTAATAAAAACAGAGGCACTTTCATTTAACATACCCACTGAAAATCCTGTCCGTAATACAACGCTCATAGACTCTCCGGAGAAGATAAACAAAGATGTCTTGCATGAATTCAACGCCAGAATAAGGCAGGTTAACCTGATTACCCTGAATCGGAAGAAATGGCCTACCACAATCAGCAACTTTGACAACGAATTTATACATGTTATTGCACCTCAGGGATTTAAGATCTTTATAGGAGAACTTGTAATCGTGGAATTTCCGACTGACAATAACAACTTTATTATCCAGACCATTCAGCATAAGTATGCCATCCAGAGGACAGACAATAGGACAATGTCAACAGTACTTAGCCTTAAATTCCTCGATCCGAGAATGGATAAGCGGTATACAGCGCCGGAAAATATAAATGCTGGTTACGTAATAATAGACAACAATGCCTGCTGGCTTACAGATAACAGGTATTTTATGGCCAGGAAAACGGGTTACAGAACAGGGGGGGAAAAGTGTGTTGCTGTTCATGAAACATTTGGGTTTAAAAATGGATCAAATACAGCCGGAGCTGAGGATATTTCATTCCTCGATAAAGAGATACATGAGTTAAAGAACGATATGCAGCAGGCTGACATGGATAACATATCCACGGGAGGATGTTCAATCAGTGTGGCTGATAAAGATTTAAAACCCGGGTCTTTGCTGTTTTTATCTGTGACCCTGACACTTAAAGGTATAATGTATAAATTCAACAGTCTTGAACTTTTAATGTTTGCAACTGTTAAAAATATAAGACCCGCTGATGAATACTGCAAATATGGACTTAAATTCGTTAAACACCTGGATAATAATACCCTGCATGATTTTTTTGAGATCTGGTCCAGCCAGGAACATCCTATTTCGAACTCTTCACATCCCATATCTCCTCAGCATACTCCCTGA
- a CDS encoding glycogen/starch/alpha-glucan phosphorylase — protein MSGTGCPGEKGLKKRTYSVKESVLRHLHYTLGKDVYSATKRDWFSAVVYTVRDYLMEKWLATHRSYHFEDAKRVYYLSMEFLIGKTLANSLLNTGMEDELRNVLKELGLDLNEIFDVENEAGLGNGGLGRLAACFLDSMATMGIPGYGYGIRFEYGMFHQKIKDFQQIEHPDNWLRYGNPWEFPRPEFLYTVKFYGSVREFAAGNGKTRQEWVDCDEVMAMAYDIPVPGFGCRSVNNLRLWTAKSSRDFDLEYFNNGNYIKAVEKKNNAENISKILYPDDTSPEGKELRLRQEYFLVSATLQDIFRRYRNHHSSFDEFPDKIAIQLNDTHPSLAVAELMRILIDIEGLDWDKAWDITGRTINYTNHTVLPEALETWPVTFMEKVLPRHMDIIYGINHNFLKNVYHRYPGDTDRLKRMSVIDEAGEKRVRMANLAIIGSNKVNGVAGIHTEILKNDIFRDFHEFYPGKFTNKTNGISQRVWLRKINKELSGLISSGIGDKWITDLYALRKLGLFVNDAGFREEWWRIKRNNKEALTSVIHGMTGVSVNPASVFDVHVKRIHEYKRQLLNILHVITLYNRLKTSYADDFVPRTFIYSGKAAPGYKTAKDIIALINSVADIINNDPSIDDRIKVVFLPNYNVSLAERIMPAADVSEQISTAGTEASGTGCMKLALNGALTICTLDGANIEMKEEIGDENIFVFGLQAGEVEELRRNGYSPRSYYQSNQELARIIDMIATGFFTPWCGDRFHGLVRNLLEVDKYMILADYAGYVSCQERVSSLYIDPDEWTRKSIINVAGMGKFSSDRTIREYAEEIWDVKSSK, from the coding sequence ATCTCTGGAACGGGATGCCCTGGAGAAAAAGGTTTGAAAAAAAGAACGTATAGTGTTAAGGAATCAGTTCTGAGGCATCTCCACTATACCCTCGGAAAGGACGTATATTCAGCTACAAAGAGGGACTGGTTTTCAGCGGTGGTCTATACTGTAAGGGATTATCTGATGGAGAAATGGCTTGCGACTCACAGGTCATACCACTTTGAAGATGCCAAGAGGGTATATTATCTTTCAATGGAATTCCTGATTGGGAAGACACTGGCAAACAGTCTCTTAAATACAGGGATGGAGGATGAGTTAAGGAATGTTTTAAAGGAGCTTGGCCTTGATCTCAATGAGATATTTGATGTTGAGAATGAGGCCGGCCTTGGCAACGGCGGTCTTGGCAGACTGGCAGCATGTTTCCTTGATTCCATGGCAACCATGGGCATACCCGGATACGGCTACGGGATACGGTTCGAGTACGGAATGTTTCATCAAAAGATAAAGGATTTTCAACAGATAGAGCATCCGGACAACTGGCTCAGGTACGGTAATCCGTGGGAATTTCCCAGGCCTGAATTTCTTTATACGGTAAAATTTTATGGCAGTGTACGTGAGTTTGCTGCCGGTAATGGTAAAACCAGACAGGAATGGGTTGATTGCGATGAGGTAATGGCCATGGCTTATGACATCCCTGTGCCTGGCTTCGGCTGCAGGTCTGTTAATAATCTCAGGCTCTGGACTGCCAAATCAAGCAGGGATTTCGACCTTGAGTATTTTAATAATGGCAATTATATTAAGGCGGTTGAAAAGAAAAATAATGCAGAGAATATATCAAAGATACTCTATCCCGATGACACATCTCCTGAGGGTAAGGAACTAAGGCTAAGGCAGGAATACTTCCTTGTATCAGCAACGCTTCAGGACATTTTCAGGAGGTACAGGAATCACCACAGTTCATTTGATGAGTTTCCGGATAAGATTGCCATACAGTTAAATGATACACATCCGTCGCTTGCTGTTGCCGAACTCATGAGGATACTGATTGACATTGAAGGACTTGACTGGGACAAGGCATGGGATATTACAGGGAGAACTATAAATTACACGAATCATACTGTGCTTCCCGAGGCGCTTGAGACATGGCCGGTCACCTTCATGGAAAAAGTCCTTCCCCGGCATATGGATATAATCTATGGGATAAATCATAATTTTCTAAAGAATGTCTACCACCGCTATCCTGGTGATACGGATCGTTTAAAAAGGATGTCTGTAATAGACGAGGCCGGAGAGAAGAGGGTCAGGATGGCCAATCTTGCTATCATAGGGAGCAACAAGGTAAATGGTGTTGCAGGGATACATACTGAGATTCTAAAGAATGATATATTCCGTGATTTTCATGAATTCTATCCTGGCAAATTTACAAATAAGACCAATGGCATAAGCCAGCGGGTCTGGCTCAGGAAGATTAACAAAGAGCTTTCCGGACTCATAAGCTCCGGGATTGGTGACAAGTGGATTACAGACCTGTATGCGCTCAGGAAACTTGGATTATTCGTGAATGATGCCGGTTTCAGGGAGGAGTGGTGGCGAATCAAGCGGAACAATAAAGAAGCGCTGACATCTGTTATACACGGTATGACGGGAGTGAGCGTCAATCCTGCTTCAGTATTTGATGTCCATGTCAAGAGGATTCATGAATACAAGAGACAGTTATTAAATATCCTTCATGTCATAACCTTATATAACAGACTTAAGACATCGTATGCAGATGATTTTGTGCCCCGGACATTCATTTACAGCGGCAAGGCCGCCCCAGGCTATAAGACCGCAAAGGATATTATAGCGCTAATTAATTCAGTTGCAGATATCATTAATAATGATCCGTCCATAGATGACCGTATCAAAGTGGTCTTCCTGCCAAATTACAATGTTTCCCTTGCAGAGAGGATTATGCCTGCAGCCGATGTCTCTGAGCAGATATCCACAGCAGGGACGGAGGCTTCCGGCACAGGGTGCATGAAGCTGGCGCTCAATGGCGCGCTTACAATATGCACCCTTGATGGGGCAAATATAGAGATGAAGGAAGAGATTGGAGATGAAAATATATTCGTCTTTGGCCTTCAGGCCGGAGAGGTTGAAGAGTTAAGGCGAAACGGGTACAGCCCCCGTTCATATTATCAGTCAAACCAGGAGCTTGCCAGGATTATTGATATGATAGCCACTGGGTTTTTTACCCCATGGTGCGGCGACAGATTCCATGGGTTAGTACGGAATCTGCTTGAGGTTGATAAATATATGATCCTTGCCGACTATGCAGGCTACGTGAGTTGTCAGGAAAGGGTATCTTCTCTGTATATTGACCCGGATGAGTGGACAAGGAAGTCAATCATTAATGTGGCCGGGATGGGTAAATTCTCCAGCGACCGAACAATCAGGGAGTATGCTGAGGAGATATGGGATGTGAAGAGTTCGAAATAG
- a CDS encoding response regulator, with protein sequence MRILIVDDDMISSTLISRILRKGGYQTLVAPSAKKALEFMEAGEAVMLMILDVMLPDMNGLDLLELIHKRPGLNCIPVIICSGDRLRESVVRSGKMGISDYLLKPIDGVVLLEKIGNALRFAGPPLADRDRIMVRLKIELDAYEEMLDTLIQNTSAVIQEAPVLIKDKKNDDLLFLLQRLQGGAGSLGAEHFSRVLAKISNDMQRSDFAETGDILIALQREYNILCEVVKGSISSNVPHTVDNSDQPQKEQSVLSSLERDALEKKV encoded by the coding sequence ATGAGAATATTGATTGTAGATGATGATATGATTTCCTCAACGCTGATATCCAGGATTCTCCGGAAAGGAGGGTATCAGACTCTCGTTGCGCCTTCAGCAAAAAAGGCTCTTGAGTTTATGGAAGCAGGTGAGGCCGTCATGCTGATGATACTGGATGTAATGTTGCCTGATATGAATGGCCTGGACCTACTCGAACTTATTCACAAGAGGCCGGGCCTTAACTGCATACCTGTCATAATATGCTCCGGAGACAGATTACGGGAATCCGTAGTTCGTTCAGGCAAAATGGGAATAAGTGATTATTTGCTAAAACCAATAGACGGCGTTGTTTTGCTGGAGAAGATCGGAAATGCCCTGCGCTTTGCCGGTCCTCCACTCGCTGACAGGGACAGGATAATGGTGCGGTTAAAGATCGAATTGGATGCATATGAAGAGATGCTGGATACACTGATTCAGAATACTTCAGCGGTCATTCAGGAAGCTCCGGTGCTTATAAAAGACAAAAAGAATGACGACCTGCTATTCCTCCTGCAGAGACTGCAGGGTGGGGCCGGCAGCCTGGGGGCCGAGCATTTTTCCCGTGTCCTTGCCAAAATTTCGAATGACATGCAGAGGAGCGATTTTGCCGAGACCGGTGATATTTTGATTGCCTTACAGAGAGAATACAATATATTATGTGAGGTGGTTAAAGGTTCAATTTCATCTAACGTCCCGCATACAGTAGATAATTCAGATCAGCCGCAAAAGGAGCAATCTGTTCTGTCATCTCTGGAACGGGATGCCCTGGAGAAAAAGGTTTGA
- a CDS encoding response regulator yields MSDIAKDNKTHPSLRRFWYGLILFIIIMPVAIISLLLGIRLKSLMLENRLLSEKQAVLATGNDIENKIARLISVLETTSGSIILTNDPVQMRQDLKAVLSKEPFIDSISILNRDGRVLLTNDSTSHADATHYIPCPSCPEVSVPLAGRTYVGPAPSGSFQEMHNYIAIPMGPSDHPERILLTTIDSDMFWEDIKLSFTRSGVFSYLVDSSGRLLKAPDGISYSPGILFSDIKPIQSMLARRQWSGTEKYVGLQGKEVFGVVTIVEPVGWGVISEIPAEIITGPITHIMSSIIIIVIAVAGFAMVVGMLLVERFLTPITALTTAIQRVRDGDYSSHVNPPPYKELNSLACGFNQMTIDIKSREEQIERAYQTQGILNELLRIPLEGGAQDEQLDQALNVILSVPWMKTVPMGGIFLLSEDGTRALKAKRYLQDSISVICTRTSCGECPCGRAAITGNIEFSDSICSCQRNENNGAAAYGHYHVPVLSDGRVIADMILYMTQGHEPGIHKDIFLDMVRKTMASIINHQVLMEERDRYAQDLIIARDALEDNGSNLSHLVNELDIARTTAQQAAQAKSDFLANMSHEIRTPMNGVAGMSELLLNTELTNEQRNYAMTICRSVDALLTIINDILDFSKIEAGRLDLESVPLDLKQIVDDVYSLLSVNAADKGLRFVVQYPPDVPRYVSGDPVRLQQLITNMAGNAIKFTQKGYVLVKVECSDGNENVKGFRISVEDTGIGIAADKLDYIFDKFTQADTSMSRRYGGSGLGLAICKQLLTLMGGEIGVDSDPGKGSIFWFNVRLPVESQMPDENNRKGPAVWMQVPGQPVILVAEDNAVNQKVIYHMLNKLGCRVDIACNGKETLDKIRRDQYDMVLMDCHMPEIDGYEASTEIRRSNESFNRIPIIAVTANAMEGERERCLEAGMNDCIIKPIKMGDLVRILDVWYVKQGERQEQNQDYREENRQATLSNEVFDKTGALNRLGGDEELLKELVQLFSENVAGQMVKLGEAIESADMELARQIAHSVKGAAANVGAVNVQHGALQAESAAREGELEKVQYHYENIKVEVEKVRSLLQLDQEAE; encoded by the coding sequence ATGTCTGATATTGCCAAAGATAATAAGACACACCCCTCTCTCAGGAGGTTCTGGTACGGATTGATTCTTTTCATTATCATCATGCCCGTAGCTATAATTTCTCTGCTTTTAGGGATAAGGCTGAAGTCGCTGATGCTGGAAAACAGACTTCTCAGTGAAAAACAGGCTGTTTTGGCGACAGGTAATGATATTGAGAATAAAATCGCCCGTCTCATATCTGTTCTTGAGACTACCAGCGGTTCAATTATTCTGACGAACGACCCTGTGCAGATGAGGCAAGATCTTAAGGCTGTTTTAAGTAAAGAGCCTTTTATTGATTCAATCAGTATCTTAAACAGGGACGGAAGAGTACTGTTAACTAATGATAGTACCAGCCATGCTGACGCTACCCATTATATTCCATGCCCATCCTGTCCTGAGGTCTCAGTGCCGCTTGCCGGTAGAACATATGTGGGACCGGCCCCGTCAGGCAGTTTTCAGGAGATGCATAACTACATTGCTATCCCTATGGGGCCGTCAGATCATCCTGAAAGGATACTGCTTACAACAATTGATTCTGATATGTTCTGGGAGGATATAAAATTATCATTTACCCGTTCCGGTGTGTTCTCATATCTTGTAGACTCATCAGGCAGGTTGCTTAAGGCCCCGGACGGAATCAGTTATTCCCCGGGCATACTGTTTTCTGATATAAAACCTATTCAGTCAATGTTAGCCCGCCGGCAATGGTCTGGAACAGAGAAGTATGTGGGGCTTCAGGGTAAGGAGGTTTTTGGCGTCGTAACCATTGTCGAGCCTGTCGGATGGGGTGTCATTTCAGAGATACCGGCAGAAATTATTACTGGACCAATTACACACATAATGTCATCAATTATTATTATTGTTATTGCCGTGGCAGGATTCGCCATGGTTGTCGGGATGTTGCTGGTTGAGAGATTTCTCACTCCAATTACGGCATTGACTACGGCGATCCAGAGGGTCAGAGATGGGGATTATTCGAGTCATGTAAATCCACCTCCGTATAAAGAGCTGAACAGCCTTGCCTGTGGCTTTAATCAGATGACCATTGATATCAAGAGCCGTGAGGAGCAGATCGAGAGGGCATACCAGACTCAGGGCATATTGAACGAACTTCTTCGTATACCTCTTGAAGGTGGAGCACAGGATGAGCAACTGGATCAGGCCCTGAATGTGATTCTATCCGTTCCATGGATGAAGACAGTGCCCATGGGCGGAATTTTTCTGCTGAGTGAGGACGGAACCCGTGCCTTGAAGGCAAAGAGGTATCTCCAGGATTCAATATCAGTCATTTGCACGAGGACTTCATGCGGCGAGTGTCCTTGCGGCCGAGCGGCAATCACAGGCAATATAGAGTTTTCAGATAGTATATGCAGCTGCCAGCGAAATGAGAATAATGGAGCGGCCGCATACGGGCATTATCATGTCCCTGTTTTATCTGACGGGAGGGTTATTGCAGATATGATCCTTTACATGACGCAGGGTCATGAACCTGGCATTCATAAAGATATCTTTCTGGATATGGTAAGAAAGACCATGGCCAGCATTATCAATCATCAGGTGCTTATGGAAGAGCGCGACCGGTACGCGCAGGATCTGATAATTGCGAGAGACGCACTTGAGGATAACGGCTCAAACCTTTCCCATCTTGTCAACGAACTTGATATAGCAAGAACCACAGCACAACAGGCGGCTCAGGCAAAGAGCGATTTCCTGGCGAACATGAGTCATGAGATACGAACACCCATGAATGGCGTGGCAGGGATGTCGGAACTTCTGCTGAATACAGAACTTACTAATGAGCAGCGGAACTATGCGATGACTATATGCCGTTCTGTTGATGCCCTGTTGACAATTATCAATGACATACTTGATTTTTCGAAGATTGAGGCAGGGAGACTGGATTTAGAATCAGTACCACTGGATCTCAAGCAGATTGTTGATGATGTCTATTCCTTGCTGTCGGTGAATGCCGCTGATAAAGGATTAAGATTTGTTGTTCAATACCCTCCTGATGTCCCAAGGTATGTCAGCGGAGACCCGGTGCGGCTTCAGCAGTTAATTACCAATATGGCAGGAAATGCCATAAAATTTACCCAGAAGGGGTACGTCCTTGTGAAGGTGGAATGTAGTGATGGGAATGAAAATGTGAAGGGTTTCAGGATTAGCGTGGAAGATACGGGTATAGGTATAGCGGCGGATAAATTGGATTACATTTTTGACAAATTTACTCAGGCGGATACATCCATGTCACGACGCTATGGCGGGAGCGGACTTGGCCTGGCGATATGTAAACAACTGCTCACCCTGATGGGCGGGGAGATTGGTGTGGATAGCGACCCTGGAAAAGGTTCTATATTCTGGTTTAACGTCAGGCTGCCTGTCGAATCTCAGATGCCTGATGAAAACAACAGGAAAGGTCCGGCTGTATGGATGCAGGTCCCGGGTCAGCCCGTCATCCTTGTTGCAGAAGATAATGCCGTAAACCAGAAGGTAATTTATCATATGCTGAATAAGCTCGGGTGCAGGGTGGATATCGCATGCAATGGAAAGGAGACTTTAGACAAGATTCGTCGTGATCAATACGATATGGTTTTGATGGATTGTCACATGCCTGAGATTGATGGATACGAGGCATCCACAGAGATCAGGCGAAGCAATGAATCGTTTAACCGTATTCCTATCATAGCTGTGACAGCCAATGCAATGGAGGGAGAACGGGAGCGTTGTCTTGAGGCAGGCATGAATGATTGTATCATCAAACCGATAAAGATGGGGGACCTGGTCAGGATTCTTGACGTGTGGTATGTAAAACAGGGAGAGAGACAGGAGCAAAATCAGGATTACAGGGAAGAAAACCGGCAGGCAACGTTGTCAAATGAAGTATTTGACAAGACCGGTGCGTTGAATCGCCTGGGCGGTGATGAGGAGCTGTTAAAGGAACTGGTTCAACTGTTTTCTGAGAATGTTGCCGGCCAGATGGTTAAACTGGGAGAGGCCATTGAGTCCGCTGACATGGAGCTGGCAAGGCAGATAGCCCACTCGGTTAAAGGGGCGGCTGCTAATGTCGGGGCTGTTAATGTTCAGCACGGAGCCCTGCAGGCGGAGTCTGCTGCAAGAGAAGGAGAACTTGAGAAGGTGCAGTATCATTATGAAAACATCAAAGTTGAAGTTGAGAAGGTGCGCTCATTGTTACAATTGGATCAGGAGGCAGAATAA
- a CDS encoding NYN domain-containing protein produces MTVKSKTENMALFCDLENIAIGVRDAKYEAFDIQKVLERLLLKGSIVVKKSYCDWERYKDFKKTMHEAAFELIEIPHVRQSGKNSADIRMVVDALDLCYTKAHVDTFVIISGDSDFSALVSKLRENNKIVIGVGVKKATSDLLISNCDEFIFYDDLVRGTDKRRQARLLRSKQKTAPRTVAKSKEERRQEGLDLVMETVEALFEERGEEEKVWGSMVKQAIKRRNPGFSEAYHGFQTFGKMLEAAQSLKLLELEFDEKSGGYIIKSFAHEE; encoded by the coding sequence ATGACCGTTAAATCAAAAACAGAAAATATGGCATTGTTTTGTGACCTTGAAAATATCGCAATCGGGGTGCGCGATGCCAAATATGAGGCGTTTGATATCCAGAAGGTGCTTGAGCGCCTCCTTCTCAAGGGGAGTATAGTAGTCAAGAAATCCTATTGTGACTGGGAACGCTATAAGGATTTCAAAAAGACAATGCATGAGGCGGCGTTTGAGTTGATAGAAATCCCTCATGTACGCCAGTCAGGGAAGAATTCCGCAGATATCCGGATGGTTGTGGATGCCCTTGATCTGTGCTATACGAAGGCTCACGTTGACACGTTCGTCATAATCAGCGGAGATTCCGATTTCTCGGCGCTGGTCAGCAAACTTCGTGAGAATAATAAGATCGTCATCGGCGTTGGTGTAAAAAAGGCAACGTCTGACCTGCTTATATCCAACTGTGATGAGTTTATTTTCTATGACGACCTGGTGCGGGGGACTGATAAACGGCGTCAGGCCAGGCTCCTGCGTTCAAAGCAAAAGACTGCACCCAGAACAGTTGCCAAGTCCAAGGAAGAGCGGAGACAGGAAGGCCTGGATCTGGTTATGGAGACCGTGGAAGCCCTGTTTGAGGAACGGGGAGAGGAAGAGAAGGTGTGGGGCTCTATGGTAAAACAGGCCATCAAGCGCCGCAACCCTGGTTTCAGCGAGGCATATCACGGATTTCAAACTTTCGGTAAAATGCTCGAAGCAGCTCAGAGCCTCAAGCTCCTTGAACTTGAGTTCGACGAAAAGTCCGGCGGGTATATAATTAAAAGTTTTGCACACGAAGAATAA